CCCGGCATCAAGGCCTGCTACCGCGCCTGGGCCAAGCACGTCATCCAGCGCCGCAACCGCTACACCGGCCGCCGCTACTGCGACGACCCCACGATCATGACGTTCGAACTCGCCAACGAGCCCCGCTGCCGCAGCGACAAGAGCGGTGCCACCCTCCTCGCGTGGGCCCGCGAGATGAGCGCCCACGTCAAGGCGCTCGCCCCGCGCCAGCTGGTGGCCGTCGGCGACGAGGGCTTCTACGGCCGGCCGGGCAACGCCGACTACCCGTACTCCGACTACGAAGGCGTCCGCTGGGAGGAGCTCCTCGCCCTGCCCGCCGTCGACTACGGCACCGTGCACGTATACCCGCAGAACTGGGGCGAGACCAGCGGCTCCAAGCCGGGCACCGACGCCACCGACTGGGGAACCCGCTGGATCGGGGACCACATCACCGACGGCCGCGCCCTCGGCAAGCCCGTCGTCGTCGAGGAGTTCGGACTCCGGATCGACGCGGGCGGGGACATCCCCGACACCGCCGCCCGGGACCGCGCCTACACCGCCTGGACGGATGCCGTGCGCACGGCCGGCGGCGCCGGGGACCAGTTCTGGCTGCTGACCTCCCGGGTCGACGACGGCTCCTTCTACCCCGACTACGACGGCCACCGCATCATGTGGAACAACGACCCCGCCAACCCCGGCCGCACCACGGCGCAGCTCTTCGCCGCCCACGCCAGGGCCATGGCCGCCGAGCACTGACCTGTCGGCCCCGCGCCCGTCCGCAGCCGCCCCGGTGACTGCGGACGGGCTGCCACCGGGGCGCCCTTCCCGCGACCCGGCCCGCAGCCACGACCGGCGCCACCGGGACGACCCGCCCTTACCACCACTCCGGACCGGACAGGACCTAGGCTCGCCACATGACCAGCAGATACGGCACCCGGCCCACCATGAAGGACGTCGCCGCTGCCGCCGGGGTCGCCCTCAAGACGGTCTCGCGCGTCGTCAACGACGAGCCCGGAGTCACGGCCGGGACCGCCGAGCGGGTCCGTGCCGCGATCACCGAACTCGGCTTCCGCCGCAACGACAGCGCCCGCCTGCTGCGCACCGGCAGTACCTCCAGCATCGCCCTGCTGCTGGAGGACATCGGCGACCCCTTCTCGTCCGCCCTCTCACGCGCCGTCGAGGACATCGCCGCCGAGCGGGGCTGCCTGCTGTTCACCGGCTCCAGCGGGGAGGACGCGCGCCGCGAGCGCGACCTAGCCCTGGCCTTCTGCGCCCGCCGGGTCGACGGGCTCGTCGTCGTGCCCGCCGGCGACGACCACCGCTACCTCCTGCCGGAGACGGAGGCCGGCACGCCGGTCGTCTTCCTGGACCGGCCGGCCGGGGGATCGACGCCGACACCATCCTCAGCGACAACGCCGGCGGGGCCCGCGACGGCGTGGCGCACCTGATCCGGCACGGCCACACCAGGATCGGCTTCATCGGCGACCTGCCGCGCATCCACACCAGCGCCGAGCGGCTCCGCGGCTACCGCCGGGCGATGGCGGACGCGGGCCTGCCGGTGGACGAGCGGTGGATCGCCACCGGACCGACCGACCCCGCGCACGTCACGGCGGCCCTCACCCGCCTCACCTCGGCCCCGCAGCCCGTCACGGCCCTCTTCACCGCCAACAACCGCATCACCCTGGCCGCGCTCCACCGACTCGCACACCACCGGGACCGGCCCGCCCTCGTCGGCTTCGACGACCTCGAACTCGCCGAACTGCTCCGTCCCGGCCTCACGGTCGTCGCCCAGGACCCCGCCGCGCTCGGCGCCACCGCGGCCCGGACCCTGTTCGACCGCCTCGGCGGCGACGCGTCCCCGGCCCGGCGCATCGAGATCCCCACCCGCCTGATCGCCCGCGGCTCCGGCGAACTCCCACCACCCGCGCGCTGACCTCCCTTCCGTGCGCATCCCCGCCGGCCCGGGCACCGCCCGCGACCTGAAAGGATGGACCGCGGGCCGCACCGGCGGCTCGGACCGGGCCGAGGGCAGGACG
The Kitasatospora paranensis genome window above contains:
- a CDS encoding glycoside hydrolase 5 family protein, which encodes MFALSGTAEPTARPTRRALLGAAATLAAATVPTLAGTAAADTGPQHAATAGFVTARRGELRLDGRPFRFAGTNCYYLHQQSHYMIDAVLDDAAAMGLAVVRAWAFADGTGQSYRPLQAKPNAYDESAFDALDYAVHKAGLLGLRLVLPLVNNWPDYGGMQQYVAWFLGLSDDSYGDGTHHDRFYTDPGIKACYRAWAKHVIQRRNRYTGRRYCDDPTIMTFELANEPRCRSDKSGATLLAWAREMSAHVKALAPRQLVAVGDEGFYGRPGNADYPYSDYEGVRWEELLALPAVDYGTVHVYPQNWGETSGSKPGTDATDWGTRWIGDHITDGRALGKPVVVEEFGLRIDAGGDIPDTAARDRAYTAWTDAVRTAGGAGDQFWLLTSRVDDGSFYPDYDGHRIMWNNDPANPGRTTAQLFAAHARAMAAEH